CCTTCGCGAAGAGCAGCCTCCTTGCCTCTCTCGCGGTCAGAAAATAAAGGATTTCCATTGTATCACCGGAGGACGCGTTCTATTTCCCTGATGGAGTTCTCTCTCACTAGGAGGGACTCTATTTCCAATTTTCTGGCTCTGAGATGCATTCCTCTGTCGTCAGTTATCAGTGGGAGGTTCAGAAGACGTGCCGTTGCTATAAAATACGCATCAAATCCAGAAGCTCCAGTAAGGGTGGCGACCTCCCTGGCTTTTTCCAGAATCTCTGCATCATAGTGAAGTATGAAATTATCTTCGATGGTGTCGCTGGCGATCGACGCCCTGTATTCGTCTCCGGTGATCCTCCTGATGACCCCAGCTACTTCAACGACGATTACGGCTGGTGAGTGAATTTCAATTCTTTTCTCTTCTATCGTCTCAAGTATGAACTGACACTTCTCGTGAGCTTCAAGCTCCCTTTTGAGTATCTCCTCATCGAGATTTCTGGGGGGAGGTAAGAGTGCCTTGAGGACAACTGAGGAGTCTATGACTACTCCCATAGTTTCCTCTCCCGGGTTTCGTTGAGGGCGCTCTCAGCGTCCTTCTTAACTTCTACGCCCTCAAATAGCTTTATGAGCCCCTTCAAGGAGGGTCGGATTATCAGCTCAACCTCCGTGCCGGCTGGAAGATTAAGCTT
This window of the Thermococcus thermotolerans genome carries:
- a CDS encoding type II toxin-antitoxin system VapC family toxin — encoded protein: MGVVIDSSVVLKALLPPPRNLDEEILKRELEAHEKCQFILETIEEKRIEIHSPAVIVVEVAGVIRRITGDEYRASIASDTIEDNFILHYDAEILEKAREVATLTGASGFDAYFIATARLLNLPLITDDRGMHLRARKLEIESLLVRENSIREIERVLR
- a CDS encoding antitoxin family protein, which codes for MGTKIVAVYENGVLRPKKKLNLPAGTEVELIIRPSLKGLIKLFEGVEVKKDAESALNETRERKLWE